Proteins encoded in a region of the Zea mays cultivar B73 chromosome 2, Zm-B73-REFERENCE-NAM-5.0, whole genome shotgun sequence genome:
- the LOC103646265 gene encoding protein CHROMOSOME TRANSMISSION FIDELITY 7 isoform X1, translating to MQPKISAFFERQETDPDPISGDGEGNGQGNVGAATEAKRKANGCRLDGLVSKKRNYAQLHLELGQPDFVLHTCSVCGMMYARGNDEDEKVHRAYHKSYSEGVPFKGWKKETVIARSEGGDRVVLATDENSCMSKSKWYGLCKLCDVKQIWQVREVITVVEKELGFGEGKLLHKLCKVYLYISAQRIVGCLVTEPIKTGHRVIPSSTEGSPNDLPVSSTERGKNGHTLEFGSISFKREIIRRHSRSVKNKEECQDPGAILCETEAVPALCGFRAIWVAPSCRRKRIASKLMDVARKTFCEGRTLGISQFAFSPPTSSGKGLACRYCKTSAFLVYKDGPV from the exons ATGCAGCCCAAGATCAGCGCGTTCTTCGAGCGGCAGGAGACGGACCCAGATCCGATTAG TGGCGACGGTGAGGGGAACGGGCAGGGAAACGTCGGCGCGGCGACGGAGGCGAAGCGGAAGGCCAATGGCTGCAGGCTCGATGGGCTCGTCAGCAAGAAGAGGAACTACGCGCAGCTCCATCTGGAGCTAGGGCAGCCTGATTTCGTCCTCCACACGTGCTCCGTGTGCGGCATGATGTACGCCCGAGGGAACGACGAAGACGAAAAGGTTCACAGGGCGTACCACAAGAGCTACTCCGAGGGAGTCCCTTTCAAG GGTTGGAAAAAAGAGACAGTGATAGCGAGGTCCGAGGGCGGTGATCGGGTTGTTCTTGCAACTGACGAGAACTCTTGTATGTCGAAAAGTAAG TGGTATGGTCTATGCAAGTTATGTGATGTCAAACAAATATGGCAGGTCAGAGAGGTGATCACAGTGGTGGAGAAGGAGCTGGGATTTGGTGAAGGGAAACTCCTGCATAAGCTTTGCAAG GTGTATCTATACATATCTGCACAAAGGATCGTGGGGTGCCTTGTCACTGAACCGATAAAAACAGGACATAGAGTTATCCCAAGCTCCACGGAAGGAAGCCCTAATGATTTGCCAGTTAGTAGTACTGAGCGAGGAAAAAATGGTCATACATTAGAGTTCGGCAGTATTAGTTTCAAGAGGGAAATCATAAGGCGGCACAGTCGTTCGGTCAAGAACAAAGAAGAGTGCCAGGACCCTGGTGCCATACTTTGCGAAACGGAAGCTGTTCCTGCGCTTTGTGGATTTCGAGCCATCTGGGTGGCACCATCGTGCAGAAGAAAACGAATTGCCTCAAAACTAATGGACGTTGCAAG GAAAACCttctgcgaaggcaggactttggGGATTTCACAGTTTGCTTTCTCTCCCCCGACCTCCTCTGGCAAGGGGCTAGCATGCCGTTACTGCAAGACCAGTGCATTCTTAGTCTACAAAGACGGACCGGTGTAA
- the LOC103646265 gene encoding protein CHROMOSOME TRANSMISSION FIDELITY 7 isoform X2, with the protein MQPKISAFFERQETDPDPISGDGEGNGQGNVGAATEAKRKANGCRLDGLVSKKRNYAQLHLELGQPDFVLHTCSVCGMMYARGNDEDEKVHRAYHKSYSEGVPFKGWKKETVIARSEGGDRVVLATDENSCMSKSKVREVITVVEKELGFGEGKLLHKLCKVYLYISAQRIVGCLVTEPIKTGHRVIPSSTEGSPNDLPVSSTERGKNGHTLEFGSISFKREIIRRHSRSVKNKEECQDPGAILCETEAVPALCGFRAIWVAPSCRRKRIASKLMDVARKTFCEGRTLGISQFAFSPPTSSGKGLACRYCKTSAFLVYKDGPV; encoded by the exons ATGCAGCCCAAGATCAGCGCGTTCTTCGAGCGGCAGGAGACGGACCCAGATCCGATTAG TGGCGACGGTGAGGGGAACGGGCAGGGAAACGTCGGCGCGGCGACGGAGGCGAAGCGGAAGGCCAATGGCTGCAGGCTCGATGGGCTCGTCAGCAAGAAGAGGAACTACGCGCAGCTCCATCTGGAGCTAGGGCAGCCTGATTTCGTCCTCCACACGTGCTCCGTGTGCGGCATGATGTACGCCCGAGGGAACGACGAAGACGAAAAGGTTCACAGGGCGTACCACAAGAGCTACTCCGAGGGAGTCCCTTTCAAG GGTTGGAAAAAAGAGACAGTGATAGCGAGGTCCGAGGGCGGTGATCGGGTTGTTCTTGCAACTGACGAGAACTCTTGTATGTCGAAAAGTAAG GTCAGAGAGGTGATCACAGTGGTGGAGAAGGAGCTGGGATTTGGTGAAGGGAAACTCCTGCATAAGCTTTGCAAG GTGTATCTATACATATCTGCACAAAGGATCGTGGGGTGCCTTGTCACTGAACCGATAAAAACAGGACATAGAGTTATCCCAAGCTCCACGGAAGGAAGCCCTAATGATTTGCCAGTTAGTAGTACTGAGCGAGGAAAAAATGGTCATACATTAGAGTTCGGCAGTATTAGTTTCAAGAGGGAAATCATAAGGCGGCACAGTCGTTCGGTCAAGAACAAAGAAGAGTGCCAGGACCCTGGTGCCATACTTTGCGAAACGGAAGCTGTTCCTGCGCTTTGTGGATTTCGAGCCATCTGGGTGGCACCATCGTGCAGAAGAAAACGAATTGCCTCAAAACTAATGGACGTTGCAAG GAAAACCttctgcgaaggcaggactttggGGATTTCACAGTTTGCTTTCTCTCCCCCGACCTCCTCTGGCAAGGGGCTAGCATGCCGTTACTGCAAGACCAGTGCATTCTTAGTCTACAAAGACGGACCGGTGTAA